A window from Thermodesulfobacteriota bacterium encodes these proteins:
- a CDS encoding MerR family transcriptional regulator — protein sequence MGAEPFPQKLYYRIGEVADIAGVKPHVLRYWETEFGFLSPAKNEGNQRFYTQRDLQKVLTIKKLLYQDRFTIAGAKRRFREEWKHPREEGRQEDRAGALRAVRRELQDILRLLEPG from the coding sequence TTGGGCGCAGAGCCCTTCCCCCAGAAGCTCTACTACCGCATCGGCGAAGTGGCGGACATCGCGGGGGTCAAGCCCCACGTGTTGCGGTACTGGGAGACGGAGTTCGGCTTCCTTTCCCCGGCCAAGAACGAAGGAAACCAGCGGTTCTATACCCAGCGGGACCTCCAGAAGGTCCTGACCATCAAGAAGCTCCTCTACCAGGACCGCTTCACCATTGCCGGTGCGAAGCGGCGGTTCCGGGAGGAGTGGAAGCACCCCCGGGAGGAAGGCAGGCAGGAGGATCGGGCCGGCGCGCTCCGCGCGGTGCGCCGGGAGCTCCAAGACATTCTCCGCCTGCTGGAACCGGGATGA
- a CDS encoding integration host factor subunit alpha: protein MTKSDIVEAIHQRVGFSKKRSSEVVALVLDLIKEALEDGEKVKISGFGNFELRRKDPRKGRNPQTGEEIVITERQVLTFKPSQVLKDRLNGR, encoded by the coding sequence ATGACCAAGTCCGACATCGTGGAGGCCATCCACCAGCGCGTGGGCTTCAGCAAGAAGCGCTCGTCCGAGGTGGTGGCCCTGGTCCTCGATCTGATCAAAGAGGCCCTGGAGGACGGGGAAAAGGTCAAGATCAGCGGGTTCGGCAACTTCGAGCTCCGCCGCAAGGATCCCCGCAAGGGCCGAAATCCCCAGACCGGCGAAGAGATCGTCATCACCGAGCGCCAGGTGCTCACCTTCAAGCCGAGCCAGGTGCTCAAGGACCGGCTCAACGGGCGCTAG